The following are from one region of the Halarcobacter sp. genome:
- a CDS encoding tetratricopeptide repeat protein translates to MSLKDNVNYVKDEISSEEKFLESFVKVERFYKKNKIVIISVVVIIIALVIGFFVTKSIQESNKLEANIALNKVLDNPKDSEALNILKEKNKNLYEIAQYLNSKKEGKVVDVDVKFLKDLTAYQKALEEKSVEKLNSVSMQNDFLLKEFAIFNRALMLAENGKYQEARNTLKMIQSDSKVNDLVNILKHYLATK, encoded by the coding sequence ATGAGTTTAAAAGATAATGTAAACTACGTTAAAGATGAAATAAGTAGTGAAGAAAAATTTCTTGAAAGCTTTGTAAAAGTTGAAAGATTTTATAAAAAAAATAAAATTGTTATTATTTCTGTAGTTGTTATTATAATAGCACTTGTAATTGGTTTTTTTGTAACAAAAAGTATTCAAGAATCAAATAAGCTTGAAGCTAATATAGCTTTAAATAAAGTTTTAGACAATCCAAAAGATAGTGAAGCTTTAAATATTTTAAAAGAAAAAAATAAAAATTTATATGAAATTGCACAATATTTAAACTCTAAAAAAGAGGGAAAAGTTGTTGATGTAGATGTTAAATTTTTAAAAGATTTAACAGCATATCAAAAAGCATTAGAAGAAAAAAGTGTTGAAAAATTAAATTCAGTATCAATGCAAAATGACTTTTTATTAAAAGAGTTTGCTATTTTTAATAGAGCATTAATGTTAGCAGAAAATGGTAAATATCAAGAAGCTAGAAATACTTTAAAAATGATACAAAGTGATTCAAAAGTTAACGATTTAGTTAATATTTTAAAACACTATTTAGCAACAAAATAA
- a CDS encoding S41 family peptidase, giving the protein MKRINKFFLITSFLLLLSQGLMANEEASETSQSRFESLSKLTQVIGTVEKYYVDDVKLEEIVDKALKGLMQELDAHSTYLDKKSSKEMSIQTTGEFGGLGITVGMRNGALTVISPIDDTPAYKAGIEAGDIILKIDDKSTLNMTLDEAVSLMRGKPKTKIVLTVVREGENKPVKIDIIRDIIKIKSVFSKTIENEDFLYIRVSSFDKNVTRVMRNEIKNRPNIKGIILDLRNNPGGLLTQAIGVVDLFVNSGVIVSQKGRNIEDEEKFNANPTNTVTNVPVVVLVNGGSASASEIVSGALQDHKRAIVVGEKTFGKGSVQAILPITQDRSENIKLTVAKYYLPSGRTIQATGITPDVMAYAGEAVKEKNAEFKIKEADLKKHLEVELEKEDGIKIEKKEVKNTKVLTQEDISKDNQLTVGLGILKSLIIVNK; this is encoded by the coding sequence ATGAAAAGAATTAATAAGTTTTTTTTAATAACGTCGTTTCTGCTTCTTTTATCACAAGGTTTAATGGCAAATGAAGAGGCTTCAGAAACTAGTCAAAGTAGATTTGAATCTTTGTCAAAACTTACTCAGGTAATTGGTACTGTTGAAAAATATTATGTTGATGATGTAAAGCTTGAAGAGATTGTTGATAAAGCTTTAAAGGGTCTAATGCAAGAGTTAGATGCCCATTCAACTTATCTTGATAAAAAGTCTTCAAAAGAGATGAGTATTCAAACAACAGGAGAATTTGGTGGTTTAGGAATTACAGTTGGTATGAGAAATGGTGCTTTAACAGTAATATCTCCAATTGATGATACTCCAGCATATAAAGCAGGTATAGAAGCAGGTGATATAATTTTAAAAATTGATGATAAATCAACTTTAAATATGACTCTTGATGAAGCAGTTTCTTTAATGAGAGGTAAACCTAAAACTAAAATTGTTTTAACAGTTGTTAGAGAAGGTGAAAATAAACCCGTTAAAATTGATATTATTAGAGATATAATCAAAATTAAATCAGTATTCTCAAAAACAATTGAAAATGAAGATTTTCTTTATATTAGAGTTTCAAGTTTTGATAAAAATGTTACAAGAGTTATGAGAAATGAGATTAAAAATAGACCAAATATTAAAGGTATTATTTTAGATTTAAGAAATAACCCAGGTGGACTTTTAACTCAAGCAATTGGTGTTGTTGATCTATTTGTAAACAGTGGTGTAATTGTTTCACAAAAGGGAAGAAATATCGAAGATGAAGAAAAATTTAATGCAAACCCAACAAATACAGTAACTAATGTTCCTGTAGTTGTACTTGTAAATGGTGGTTCTGCATCTGCATCTGAAATTGTTAGTGGTGCTTTACAAGATCACAAAAGAGCAATTGTAGTTGGTGAAAAAACATTTGGTAAGGGTTCTGTTCAAGCAATTTTACCAATCACACAAGATAGATCAGAAAATATTAAATTAACAGTTGCAAAATATTATTTACCAAGTGGTAGAACTATTCAAGCAACAGGAATTACACCTGATGTAATGGCTTATGCTGGTGAAGCAGTAAAAGAAAAAAATGCAGAATTTAAAATCAAAGAGGCGGACTTAAAAAAACATTTAGAAGTTGAATTAGAAAAAGAAGATGGTATAAAAATAGAGAAAAAAGAAGTTAAAAATACAAAAGTACTAACACAAGAAGATATCTCAAAAGATAATCAACTTACAGTTGGACTAGGTATTTTAAAATCGTTAATAATAGTAAATAAATAA